From the Primulina tabacum isolate GXHZ01 chromosome 15, ASM2559414v2, whole genome shotgun sequence genome, one window contains:
- the LOC142525787 gene encoding uncharacterized protein LOC142525787 gives MSLEPIGLVHEEDSVEGVHVLDLDVDEEAGTNLQGRASGSVKRKRPLKSQWWQYFEMLPEVEGEEKRCKCKACGTTYKADSSMGTACQFRYPELAQMARDILSVPISTVAAESAFSTGGRILDQYRSAMKPDVVEALVCCRDWLVGQKETTEVRLDDLTENVVNLFINEDAGSNNAATDD, from the exons ATGAGTTTAGAACCTATTGGTCTTGTTCATGAGGAGGATAGTGTGGAGGGTGTACATGTGTTGGATTTAGATGTTGATGAAGAAGCGGGTACTAACTTGCAAGGTCGGGCCTCCGGAAGTGTTAAACGAAAGAGACCTTTAAAATCACAATGGTGGCAATATTTTGAGATGCTTCCAGAAGTAGAAGGAGAAGAAAAGCGTTGCAAATGTAAAGCATGTGGGACTACGTACAAAGCAGACAGTAGCATGGGGACAG CTTGCCAATTTAGGTATCCTGAACTTGCACAAATGGCCAGAGATATTTTGAGTGTTCCAATTTCTACAGTTGCTGCTGAATCAGCTTTTAGCACGGGTGGTAGGATACTTGACCAATATCGTAGTGCAATGAAGCCTGATGTTGTTGAGGCGTTGGTTTGTTGTAGAGATTGGTTAGTTGGACAGAAAG aaACTACTGAGGTGAGGTTGGATGATTTAACTGAAAATGTTGTGAATTTATTCATAAATGAGGATGCTGGATCAAACAATGCTGCAACGGATGATTGA